Part of the Vibrio sp. SCSIO 43137 genome, TCTGACGACCGGCATCTATAATCAACAACTGTTTTCTCACTGTCGTGAGGTGCTGTTTTTTAACGTCGGCAGAGGCGATGCCGTGGTTACGGATGATCTGCTGGAAGCTCTTAGAAATGGCTCAGTAAAACACGCCTATCTGGATGTGTTTATCAATGAGCCTATTTCTCAGCAGTGTCCATACTGGCATAACCCAAATGTAACGGTTACCCCGCATATTGCTGCCAACAGTTTTCCTGAACTGGTGTTTGATATTTTCAGAGAGAACTACCTGTTGTGGCGTGATGGCTTTCAATTAAAAAACCGTATCGATTTCGATAAGGGCTATTGATGCTGTCCGATCTGCTTAGCTCAATAGGTCAGTGCCGTGTTTGTGAGCCTGAATTAGAACTAGGGGCTAACCCTGTGGTCCAGGCCCATTCAGATGCCCGGTTATTAATCATAGGGCAGGCTCCCGGAAGGCGGGTACATGAAACCTCAGTACCGTGGAATGATCCGAGCGGTGACAGGCTACGCCAGTGGCTGGCCATTGATAAACAGACTTTCTATGACCAGAAGCAAATTGCCATTATGCCGATGGGCTTTTGTTATCCCGGAAAAGGCAAAAGCGGTGACCTGCCGCCCAGAAAAGAGTGTGCCCCCTTATGGCATAAAGCTCTGCTTGAGGCCATGCCCAATATTGAGCTGACACTATTAATCGGCCAGTATTCGCAGAACTACTACCTTAAGGATAAACCTTCTACCCTGACTGAAACCGTTCAAAACTGGCAAAACTGGGCGCCGGGCTATATCCCTTTACCTCACCCTTCACCTCGCAATACTTTGTGGCTGAGAAGAAACCCATGGTTTGAACAACAGGCGGTTCCCTATATTCAAAACCAAGTACAAAAACTGCTAAATAACGGTTCCTGATAACAAAAGCGGTTATTTAGCCAATAAAAAAACGCCGAAGCTTTTCAACTCCGGCGTTTTCATAATTTTATGGCGAATGTTTACTTATGGTATGGCTTTGACAGCTCATGTACCGCTTCAACAAACACACCAGCATTCTCAGGCGGCACATCCAGATGGATACCGTGGCCCAGGTTAAATACATGACCAGTTCCTGCATCACCAAAGCCTTCAAGGATAGTGGCTACCTCTTCACGAATACGTTCTGGAGACGCATATAGCATTGACGGATCCATATTACCCTGCAGGGCAACTTTATCGCCTACGCGCTTCACTGCATCCTGAATATTGATAGTCCAGTCCAGACCAACAGCATCACAACCTGTCGCAGCAATCTGCTCAAGCCACATTCCGCCATTCTTAGTGAACAGAGTAACAGGTACACGACGGCCATCGTTTTCACGGATTAATCCATCAACGATTTTGTGCATATATTGCAGGGAGAACAGGTTGTAATCACGCGGAGTAAGTACACCACCCCATGTATCGAACACCATTACAGACTGAGCACCGGCTTTAATCTGTGCGTTAAGATATTCAATAACACTGTCCGCCAGTTTATCCAGCAGTGCGTGTAGCGTTGCCGGTTCTGCGTACATCATCTTTTTGATTTTAGTGAAGGCTTTTGAGCTACCACCTTCAACCATATAGGTTGCCAGTGTCCAAGGGCTGCCGGAGAAACCGATAAGAGGCACTTCACCCTTAAGATCTTTGCGAATCTGACGTACAGCATTCATTACATATTGCAGTTCACCTTCAGGATCCGGCAGGCCAATCTTATCAACATCAGCTTTACAGGTGATTGGGCGGTCAAACTTAGGACCCTCGCCAGCTTCGAAACGCAGGCCAAGTCCCATCGCATCCGGGATGGTTAAAATATCAGAAAACAGAATGGCAGCATCCAGAGGAAAACGACGTAAAGGCTGAATGGTGACTTCAGAAGCAAGTTCAGCATTTTTGCACAGAGACATAAAGTCACCAGCCTGACTTCTGGTCTCTCTGTACTCTGGCAGATAGCGGCCAGCCTGACGCATCATCCAAACCGGTGTGTAGTCCACGGGTTGTTTTAATAGGGCACGTAAATAGCGATCATTCTTTAATTCGGTCATTCCGTTTTTCCATTGTTACTTTCTGGAGAGGGCTAGTAGTTTAACACTCTTTCAACACTTCGTTAGCCGTGCTTTGAGCCCTAGATCATGTTCTCAAGTTTTTAATTCGTATTATTTTTGCCTCGCACAGCTCAGCTGTGTAAAAATTTGTCCCGCTAGCGAAAACAATAATAATTCGGGTAAAAGATTACCCGGACATCTCATAACGACATCTTACTTACCCCCTCCCTTACCGGAGGGTTTTTTTTGCCCTGATTTCCGCCACCAGCTGGTCGATAATGGATCTGGCAATGGTTCCCTCAGGTGCAACTTCCGGTAATTCATCAACATCAAACCATCTGGCGTCATTCAGCTCCGTTGGATCAACTTTGATTTCACCTGAATCATACTCAGCCAGATAACCCACCATCATGCTGGACGGAAATGCCCATGGCTGGCTGGCAAAGTAACGGATATTCTTTATCTCTATTCCCGTCTCTTCCTTCACTTCCCTTGCCACGCACTGCTCCAGCGTTTCTCCCACCTCCATAAAACCGGCAATCACCGTATACATGCCCGTTTTATGTTTAGGGTGCTGCGCCAGCAAAATCTTGTCGCGTTTATGTACCCCGACAATGGTGCATGGGTATATACGCGGGTAATGTATCGCCCTGCACTCACCGCACTGCATGGCTATTTCAATATGGTTGAGAAAATTACGCCCGCCACACTGGGGGCAAAAACGCAGCGTCTGGCTCATATGACCATACTGCACCGCTTTGCTAAGCAGCAAGAACAGTTCATTATCGATTAGCAGAAGCTGACGAAGAGAAACCAGTTCAAGCTCTTGTTCAATATCAGCATCGTTTAACCACATCACTGGTTTGTTGTCATAGCTTCCGACACAAATGGCTTTGTCTGCCGGAAGTTCAAACTGCTCTGCGTAGCCGAAAGGTATCTGGCCTTCAGGACACCAGACATCACTTCCGTTAACGATTACCCAGTAAGCTTGCTGGCTTTTTTTCTTGTCACTATTTTTTAACATCCTTTGATCTCTTCTCTTGATGTTAACCAGATTTACTGGCAATCTAAAAAATATACTAGAGTGTGAGCATACACAATTTCAATATGTTAACCTCAGGTATAATAAAAACAATGCGTTATTTGGACTCCTGATTTTTCAGGGAATTTCGATTGCTAACGATTAGCAATCTGATCATGAGGGACATGGTCATGTTAAATAAATTCAAACAAGTACAAGAACAGTGGGGCGGCTCCAGTGAGGTGATCGATCACTGGTTAGATACACGCCAGATTTTAATCGTAGAGTTTTGCAAGCTGGCTTCTTTGCAGCCTGGTGCGGCTAATAAGCCTATTAGCAAGCTGCCCTCCCCCGAAGAGCTTCAGTCATTTTGCCAGCATCTGGTCGACTACATATCCGAAGGTCATTTTAAAATTTATGAAATGGTGATGGATAAGTGGAAGTCTACCGGTTTTTCTCCAACAGATGATATTAATCAGACCTATGGCCGAATCGTTTTAACCACAGATCCGCTGCTTAATTTTACCGATAAGTACGCCGGTGTCAGTGCAGACGACAGACTGGAAGGGTTTGATAGCGATCTTTCTCTGATTGGCGAGATAATTGAAACGCGCTTTGAAGTAGAAGACCAGCTAATCCAGTTAATCGCTGATAGTCTGGCGGTTCCGCCCGGAGCGTAAGCTGCCATCTGACATAGATTTTACCGCGAGCTTCTCTCTTGAAACACAGAGAGGGGCTCGTTTTAGTTTTAGCCGCTGATAACTCACTGGCTGAAGCTCATAAAGCTTTGTCTATATTGCAGGCATTAAAAAAGCACCCGAAGGTGCTTTTTATTTAGTCTGTATCTGATGCTTACTCTTCTGAAGAGAAGCCAGCGTTCAGAAGCGCTGCCAGATTGTCAGTTGCCTGCTCTGCAGACGGTGCTTCCTGACCACCTTCACGCTGCTTCTGACGGTCCTGATGGTAGGCAAAACCTGTACCGGCAGGGATCAGACGACCAACGATTACGTTCTCTTTCAGACCACGAAGGTCATCACGCTTACCAGAAACCGCAGCTTCTGTTAGTACGCGAGTCGTTTCCTGGAACGATGCCGCTGAGATAAAGGACTCAGTTGCAAGAGACGCTTTAGTGATACCTAGTAGCTCACGCTCAAAACGTGCAGGCTCTTTGCCTTCCGCTTCAAGAGCACGGTTAGCGATCTTAACCTGAGCGTATTCTACCTGCTCACCTGCCAGGAACTCAGAGTCACCAGCAAATGTGATAGTACACTTACGCAGCATCTGACGAACGATAGTTTCAATGTGCTTATCGTTAATCTTAACGCCTTGCAGACGGTAAACTTCCTGAACTTCGTTAGTGATGTACTGAGTTACCGCACGGATACCACGCAGACGCAGGATATCATGTGGAGTTTCAGGACCGTCAGCGATAACGTCACCGCGTTCGATCTTCTCACCTTCGAATACGTTCAGCTGACGATGCTTAGGAATCATCTCTTCGTAAGTGTCGCCACCTTCGCGAGTGATAACCAGACGTCGCTTACCTTTGGTCTCTTTACCAAAGCTCACAGTACCTGTGTGCTCAGCAAGAATCGCAGGCTCTTTCGGCTTACGTGCTTCGAACAAGTCAGCTACGCGTGGCAGACCACCGGTAATATCTTTGTTTCCGCCAGATTTCTGAGGAATACGTGCAAGAGTATCACCAATACCTACTTCAGCGCCGTCTTCGATCTGTACAATCGCTTTGCCCGGCAGGAAGTAATGAGCAGGCATATCAGTACCTGGGATCATTACGTCATTGCCTTTCGCATCAACCAGCTTGATAGCAGGACGCATATCTTTACCAGCTGACGGACGAGCAGCAGCGTCTGTTACTTCACTTGAAGAAAGACCTGTCAGATCATCAGTCTGACGAGAAACCGTCACACCATCAATCATGTCTACAAACTGGATACGACCTGCCACTTCAGTAATGATTGGCATGGTGTGCGCTTCCCAGTTAGCAACAACTTCACCAGCGTTAACTGCTTCTTCGTCTTTCTTGCTCAGAAGAGAACCGTAAGGCAGTTTGTGCTTCTCTTTAGTACGGCCGAACTCATCTACGATAGTCAGCTCAGATGCACGAGAAGTGATAACCAGCTTGTTATCTTTGTTGGTTACGAACTTAGCGTTGTGAAGTTTAACGGTACCTGTTGTCTTCGCCTGAATGCTGTTCTCTGCGGCAGCTGTCGATGCAGCACCACCGATGTGGAACGTACGCATGGTAAGCTGTGTACCCGGTTCACCGATAGACTGAGCAGCGATAACACCCACTGCCTCACCTTGGTTAACCAAGTGACCGCGAGCAAGGTCACGACCATAACACTGTGCACAACAACCAAAGTCGGCATCACAGGTAACAACAGAACGTACTTTCATACGGTCAACAGAGTTGTCTTCCATGATCTGACACCACTTCTCATCAATCAGAGTATTACGTGGGATCAGTACGTCTTCAGTACCCGGCTTAAGAACATCTTCAGCAACTACACGACCAAGTGCCAGCTCAGAAAGTGCAACTTTAACGTCACCACCTTCAATGTGAGGCATCATGTCGATACCTTCATGGGTACCACAGTCGTGTTCATGAACTACTACGTCCTGAGCAACGTCTACAAGACGACGAGTCAGGTAACCGGAGTTCGCTGTTTTCAGTGCTGTATCCGCAAGACCCTTACGGGCACCGTGCGTTGAGATAAAGTACTGAAGTACGTTCAGACCTTCTTTAAAGTTCGCTGTGATCGGTGTTTCGATGATCGAACCATCCGGACGAGCCATCAGACCACGCATACCGGCTAGCTGACGAATCTGCGCTGCAGAACCACGAGCACCGGAGTCGGCCATCATATAGATGCTGTTGAAAGACTCTTGCTGTTCTTCTTCACCGTCGCGGTTAACCACAGTTTCAGAAGACAGGTTATCCATCATCGCTTTCGCAACACGGTCGTTGGTAGACGCCCAGATATCGATAACTTTGTTATAGCGCTCACCCGCGGTAACAAGACCAGACTGGAATTGCTCCTGGATTTCGCGAACTTCTTCTTCAGCTTCAGAGATTTCAGTGTATTTCGCTGCCGGTACAACCATATCGTCGATACCTACAGATACACCTGAAAGTGCAGCGTATGCAAAACCTGTGTACATGATCTGGTCAGCAAAGATTACCGTATCTTTAAGACCAAGCTTACGGTACGCCTCGTTCAGAAGGGTAGAAATTTGTTTCTTACCAAGCTTCTGGTTAACCAGGCTGAACGGCAGGCCGGCAGGAACAATCTGCCAAAGCATTGCACGACCAATAGTAGTATCTACTAGTTTGGTCTCAGTTACACTTTCGCCATCTTCATCAACAACGGTCTCAGTGATACGTACTTTAACGCGGGCATGAAGCTCGGCAGTCTTAGTACGGTATGCCTTCTCAGCCTCTTCAGGGCCGGCAAGGTACATACCTTCACCTTTCACGTTGATCTTGTCACGAGTCATGTAGTAAAGACCCAATACAACGTCCTGAGAAGGTACGATGATAGGATCACCTGACGCTGGCGACAG contains:
- a CDS encoding uracil-DNA glycosylase family protein; translation: MLSDLLSSIGQCRVCEPELELGANPVVQAHSDARLLIIGQAPGRRVHETSVPWNDPSGDRLRQWLAIDKQTFYDQKQIAIMPMGFCYPGKGKSGDLPPRKECAPLWHKALLEAMPNIELTLLIGQYSQNYYLKDKPSTLTETVQNWQNWAPGYIPLPHPSPRNTLWLRRNPWFEQQAVPYIQNQVQKLLNNGS
- the rpoC gene encoding DNA-directed RNA polymerase subunit beta', with product MKDLLNFLKAQHKTEEFDAIKIGLSSPDMIRSWSFGEVKKPETINYRTFKPERDGLFCARIFGPVKDYECLCGKYKRLKHRGVICEKCGVEVTQTKVRRDRMGHIELASPVAHIWFLKSLPSRIGLLMDIPLRDIERVLYFEMYVVTEPGMTDLEKGQMLTEEEYLDRLEEWGDEFTAKMGAEAIKDLLSTMDLQAETEQMREELESTNSETKRKKITKRLKLVEAFISSGNNPEWMILTVLPVLPPDLRPLVPLDGGRFATSDLNDLYRRVINRNNRLKRLLELAAPDIIVRNEKRMLQESVDALLDNGRRGRAITGSNKRPLKSLADMIKGKQGRFRQNLLGKRVDYSGRSVITVGPYLRLHQCGLPKKMALELFKPFIYSKLETRGMATTIKAAKKMVEREEAIVWDILDEVIREHPVLLNRAPTLHRLGIQAFEPVLIEGKAIQLHPLVCAAYNADFDGDQMAVHVPLTLEAQLEARTLMMSTNNILSPASGDPIIVPSQDVVLGLYYMTRDKINVKGEGMYLAGPEEAEKAYRTKTAELHARVKVRITETVVDEDGESVTETKLVDTTIGRAMLWQIVPAGLPFSLVNQKLGKKQISTLLNEAYRKLGLKDTVIFADQIMYTGFAYAALSGVSVGIDDMVVPAAKYTEISEAEEEVREIQEQFQSGLVTAGERYNKVIDIWASTNDRVAKAMMDNLSSETVVNRDGEEEQQESFNSIYMMADSGARGSAAQIRQLAGMRGLMARPDGSIIETPITANFKEGLNVLQYFISTHGARKGLADTALKTANSGYLTRRLVDVAQDVVVHEHDCGTHEGIDMMPHIEGGDVKVALSELALGRVVAEDVLKPGTEDVLIPRNTLIDEKWCQIMEDNSVDRMKVRSVVTCDADFGCCAQCYGRDLARGHLVNQGEAVGVIAAQSIGEPGTQLTMRTFHIGGAASTAAAENSIQAKTTGTVKLHNAKFVTNKDNKLVITSRASELTIVDEFGRTKEKHKLPYGSLLSKKDEEAVNAGEVVANWEAHTMPIITEVAGRIQFVDMIDGVTVSRQTDDLTGLSSSEVTDAAARPSAGKDMRPAIKLVDAKGNDVMIPGTDMPAHYFLPGKAIVQIEDGAEVGIGDTLARIPQKSGGNKDITGGLPRVADLFEARKPKEPAILAEHTGTVSFGKETKGKRRLVITREGGDTYEEMIPKHRQLNVFEGEKIERGDVIADGPETPHDILRLRGIRAVTQYITNEVQEVYRLQGVKINDKHIETIVRQMLRKCTITFAGDSEFLAGEQVEYAQVKIANRALEAEGKEPARFERELLGITKASLATESFISAASFQETTRVLTEAAVSGKRDDLRGLKENVIVGRLIPAGTGFAYHQDRQKQREGGQEAPSAEQATDNLAALLNAGFSSEE
- the rsd gene encoding sigma D regulator; protein product: MVMLNKFKQVQEQWGGSSEVIDHWLDTRQILIVEFCKLASLQPGAANKPISKLPSPEELQSFCQHLVDYISEGHFKIYEMVMDKWKSTGFSPTDDINQTYGRIVLTTDPLLNFTDKYAGVSADDRLEGFDSDLSLIGEIIETRFEVEDQLIQLIADSLAVPPGA
- the hemE gene encoding uroporphyrinogen decarboxylase, with product MTELKNDRYLRALLKQPVDYTPVWMMRQAGRYLPEYRETRSQAGDFMSLCKNAELASEVTIQPLRRFPLDAAILFSDILTIPDAMGLGLRFEAGEGPKFDRPITCKADVDKIGLPDPEGELQYVMNAVRQIRKDLKGEVPLIGFSGSPWTLATYMVEGGSSKAFTKIKKMMYAEPATLHALLDKLADSVIEYLNAQIKAGAQSVMVFDTWGGVLTPRDYNLFSLQYMHKIVDGLIRENDGRRVPVTLFTKNGGMWLEQIAATGCDAVGLDWTINIQDAVKRVGDKVALQGNMDPSMLYASPERIREEVATILEGFGDAGTGHVFNLGHGIHLDVPPENAGVFVEAVHELSKPYHK
- the nudC gene encoding NAD(+) diphosphatase, translated to MLKNSDKKKSQQAYWVIVNGSDVWCPEGQIPFGYAEQFELPADKAICVGSYDNKPVMWLNDADIEQELELVSLRQLLLIDNELFLLLSKAVQYGHMSQTLRFCPQCGGRNFLNHIEIAMQCGECRAIHYPRIYPCTIVGVHKRDKILLAQHPKHKTGMYTVIAGFMEVGETLEQCVAREVKEETGIEIKNIRYFASQPWAFPSSMMVGYLAEYDSGEIKVDPTELNDARWFDVDELPEVAPEGTIARSIIDQLVAEIRAKKTLR